The genome window gtcattatatgttgttgcttgtttGACCCTAATGAGTAACAATATTTGGTGCCGTGACCAGGATATGTCGGTAGTATATTTGGTGTTGTGAGCTAAGTTGGTAAAAGTTTGTAGTACTTGTCCGCGGTATATATGATGTCGTGAGCCAGTTTTGTGAATCTTTAGTATAAGTCCGCAGAAATATGTTGCCGTGTTAACCAGGTTTATGTGAAATTTGTGAGATTTTCGATAATTTCTTAGTTTTGAACGCCGATCATATAATAATTCTTTGGTTTAGTCACGTGTTGTACGATTAGTACCGTTGGTTATTCTGTAGGACATTTATGCAGTGTTTTCTTGCTATTaactatgttgtgttgatgttttGCTGGATAATGCCTGCCCTCCATAACCTTGTCTCATTTCTTTGAATTAGTATGCGGTATCCTGCCTACATAACCAGACGTGGTTAACCCGtttccttttctcattttgaGGTGCCGCAAGgaacattaaatttactttttttcgcgCCATTTGTAGGTAAGAGGGTATTCAGGTTTGATTAAAACAGTTTTGAATATGAAGTTTTAACTAAATTAGTAAGGCCTTGTCCTGCTTGCCTTAAGCCTTaaatttggttttgttattttcccttactttgaattaatgtaaattttctcttgttagaatattatatctctcttaacaatttaataatgaatCGTAAAGTAGCTATTGGGGTAGGACATTTCACTCCATGTCCCCCACCCTCTGGAGAATTGTTTTAATAGTGGTAGATCAGCATTATTGGAACCCTTAGAATATAAGACATTTGGTAGACCAGGGGCTGTTACAACCAACCTTATGACACCTGGCCTGATAACCGAACTTACTACCTATGGGCCTAGTATCACTATCTTGTTCATAGGTAGCAATGACTTAGATGTACCAGGAGATAACCCTAACCTGGTGAATAGTGTTCACAAAAATATTCTAGGATTGGTAGAAAGTCTACGTACAGTCAATAATTCAGAGGTTTTTGTTATGTTAATAGAAATACGTAAAACACCATCTAGAACCTCTGCCgaaaactatcaaaaaagaaaaaactatttaaacaaaaaattaaagcgaGATACAAGAGTTAGGGTGATCCCTACTTTATTATCAGAATGTGATTTAGCAAGAGATGggattcattttcatcataaaagttaCAGGGCGTTGGCTCAACGTATTTGCGTTGAGTCAAACAAATATGTGAAAAGTAAAGGGTGGTAGAAGGTGAGTAGGATCGTGGTTACCCCGTCCTTCCCCTTCAGATTTAGGGCTGGGTTAAGTATGGGACAGGGCCTGCACATTCCACTACGCACGTATAATAAAATTCTCCTTTTCATTGATGTTTAATTTGGAGAAAATTATTGGGTGATGaatcacttatgtgaaaattgcTAATTTAAAACTTTTGAACCCAGTTATTATAGTTGGatgcatatttattaattattgaaaatttgaatattatattgtatttgtagTTTCTGAGTTTGGTCTTGTCACGATGGAGTCGTTGACGCGTAGACGTGGCGGTTATAAATCCGTTATCACACGTTTTATTGGGAAGATGACCGAAGTGATCGATTCAACTGATATTGATGCTATAACTTCCCTTAGGGATTCTCTTTAGTAATGAAATTTGAACAAAGTTCTTGTTTTGGATGAACAAATTTGGATtcagttaaagaagaagaaatgtctgatgaaattgataaatcaAGCTGAATATGCAAGAGACGTTCCGTACACAATACGGCAAGAAAACCTCAATAGCTCTATTACTAACAGTTTGAAGTTACTAAATCCGCTAACACAACCACCGCCACTACCTACAGCCAGTGTTAGATTGCCCAAACTGATCTTCCACATTACTCTGGAGATATATTAGAATGGAATTCCTTCTGGGAACTATACCATGTGTCAGTACATCAGCGGAAAGACTTGGAACCAATTCAGAAGTTTTCATATTTACGAAGTTTGCTCACAGGAGAAGCTTCGAAATTAATCTCTGGATTTTAAATTTGAGGCTGCCAATTATCCACAAGCTGTAGCTCTTCTCCTATCTACTATGGAAAGAGAGATGTGATTAAGCATCTTCGGTGAGAGATTGCTAGAAATGGAGTCTCCTGCTGCCAATTCTGAATCGTTGCAAACTTTCAGAGCTAATTTTGAATGCTCAATAAGATCGCTTGAAAGTGAAAAGCTGGAATTAAAATGAGCTTTATACTATTTTGCTCTATACCAAATTGCCTCAAAGCGTCAGTGAGACGGTGAAGCGTAGGTGTGGAGACGATTGGTTGGTATTagacacctttaaaaaaataCCTAGAAGAGGAAATTTGCAATCTAAGAACCTTTGTTTCAACTGATGTGAATCAAAACTGAAAACCTGTCGTCAATATCAACATTCACAGTAAATCAATCCCAAGCTGTTAGACAAAAAAAAACcagggaaatgtaaaaaaaagtccAGTTATCAGCAATCCAAAAGATGTGCTCTTTGTGATAAAGACATTGGTGGACACAGTGCAAAACTTACGCAACCAGAGATGAAAAGTTGAATCGCATTAGAGCTTTACAGTTATGTTTGTAGTGTGCTTCTAAGAAGCATTTTAGTGTGGACTGTGACAAACCAAGTTGCATTAATGGTTGTAAGATGAGACATCATTGCATCTTGTGTGATAAGACCAAACCGGAAAGCAAAGCAAGAATAAACAAAGTGGTGTACAAGTGGGAACGCTATCAGTAAATGAGCAGGACAAACCAAATAAGTCAGGTAAGCAATCCATATTGCCAACAGCAAACAATTTCCCCTCCCCTGGGAAAAGGGAAGAAAGTCGCATGGTACGACTTAGAGGGCTGTTGGATACTTGTGCCGAGAGAacgttcattaaaagatcagctcTAGAGAGACTGCAATATAGGTCCAAAGGAGTTGAAAAGATAGCTTGAGAGGTTATCTAACTAGTAAACCTGTTCATGAATACGAGATGATAAGCGTAGCCATACCGCATAAAGATAAGTTGATAATAATGGACTGCATAGTGGTGGATGAGCTGCCAGAATATGCGAAGAAATTTGTGACGTTAAGAAGAATGTTTGAAGTCTTTATGTAAAAACTAAGATCAACTTGGCTGATAAAGATTTTGATTGCCTGTTGAGAATCAATCAACTATTGAATTGTTAATAGGGGTtgataatgtttacaatattttgcATCCAGGGTTCAAAAGGGTTAGAAACTTAATATTGCTGCCGACCATATTCGGTTATGTGGTGACAGGCACATGCAGTGCTTCCCCCACTAGGGAGACTCATGTGACAATTTTGAAGCTAGCTGTACAAACTGAAGAAATTGAAGCTACTCATAATGAAAATCCCAAGACTGATCTGGACGCATTGTGGAGTTTGGACAGATTGGGAATAGATTGCAGTGAGTTGCGAGAACAAGACCAGAGGGTCTTAAAGGACTTTGAGAGCACTATAACATATTCTGAAATGATAAACAGTATGTTGTGGCGTTGCCGTGGAGAACCAATAGATTCAGATTGAAGACAAATTTTGGTTTAGCCATGAGCAGACTTCGACAGCAGACCATCAAGTTTCAGAAGGATGTGGATTACTTGGATCATTATCAGAAAATCTTGCAAGAGCGGAAGAAGtatagagattcatttgagaaTGTGATCTATAATAAATCTGATGTGGATTGTACTTGGATATTACAGAAAATCTTGCAAGAGCAAGAAGATAGAAGGATTCATTGAGAAGGTGATCTATAATTAAATCTGATGTGGATTGTCATTACTTGGCACATCATGGAGTGCTTAAAGACAGTGCCACTACTCCAATAAGAATAGTGTTTGATTGCTCATCAAAACAAGGTAAAAATGGATTAAGTCTGAATGATTGTCTATGGACTGGACCACACGTAACGGCTGATCTACTCAGAGTCCTGCTGCAATTTAGAACTAAAACCCTTTGCTTGTATTGGTGATATTGAGAAGGCATTTTTAATGGTACAGTTGCGTGAAGAAGATCGCAACTTATACGCGTTTTTTATGTGGTTGGAAAATCCAACAGATCCCAATAGTAAATTAATAGTATAGCATTTAAGAGTAGTATTATTTGGAGCTACATGTTCACCTTTTCTTCTAATGCAACCATCAAGCATCACTTGTCCACTGTGGTCTCGTGGTTACCCCGGTCCAATACAGTGAATGTAGTGGAAAGATTGAAGAGGGGTTTGTATGTAGATAATTTACAATTTACGGCTAATAGTGAATCTGAGTTGATGGATTTATTCTTTAATGCCAACAAAATTTTTGCTCAGGCTCACTTatatttgaaggagtgggttagcAATAGCGAGTCTATACAAACTATTGCTGCTGCTTATCAAATTGAAGCCAaccaaaaacaaattcataaagtaTTGGGATTGAATTGGGATATAATTAAAGACGTCTTAACTATAAATCCACAAGTATTAATAGATGAGTCAAACAAAGCGAGAGAATTCTCAGTACCGTTGCCCAAATATACGATCCATTGGGATTGCTTCTCCCTGTTACTATGAAAGCAAGGATATTTTTGCAGAAATTGTGGAAGCAAACATCTGGATTGGGACAACAACTCGCCACCCCGCTACAAGAGGAATGGAGTGAATTACGCAAGGACTTAGAGAAGTGTATTGAAATATCTTTTGTCCTAGGAGTGCTAGCCTGGGAACTGGTGATACCTTGCACATATTCTGCGATGCTAGCGAAACTCATATGGTTGTGTGGCCTATAGAGCAAATGGTGAAAGCTCTAATATAATTATGGCAAAGGGTAGAGTGGCGCCCATCAAGGAATTGACTATTCCGAAATTGGAACTAATGGCATTGTTGCTAGGAGCAAGAATGGCCAAATTTATTATTGACTCCTTTGATGAGAAGGAGTTTAAACAATTATATGTCTGGTCAGACAGTAAAGTCGCCCTTAGCTGGATTGTGTCCAGTAATGTTCTGCCTGTGTTTGTGAGAAACAGAGTAATTGAGATTAACTTCTTTGATTCCGGGGTCAGTCCTGTCTTACGTACCCTCTTCTGAAAATCCCAGTGATTGGTTGACACGGGGAAAGAGGACTAAGGTGTTAGCAAAAAACTCCTTTTGGTGGGAGGGACCCCCTGGTTAAAAAATCACACACTGCCAATTGATAGGTCATGGGTGGGGTGTACACACATGCAGGGTGAATCAGGACATTGTGGTCAATGTTGTAGGGGACATAGATGCAACACGCTGCTGGATTGGAAAGATTTCAGCAGAGCTGACGTCTTTAAGACCTAGCTTGGATAATGCGATTTATAAAGAATTGCAAACTATCAACCAATGACACGAAAAACTGGTGGTTTGACTCTGGAAGAGTTGCAGGAAGGAAAGATCAAAACAATTGTTCTCGTGAGAGAGAGTACTTTCCAGAAGAATATAAAGCCCTAAAGAGGGAGGAAAACAAACGCAAAATTGACATTAATTCGCCAGTTGAATTTGTTTTTGGATAATAATGTAATGAGATGTGAGGCAGGTTGGAAACACGCGACACTGCCTGAAGAAGTCAAATTTCCCTACTTTACTGCCAAAGGGTTGTGTCTGAGTAAGTTAATAATAAGACGACATCTGTGATGCAAGCCACATGGGGTGAAACGCTACTGTAGCTTGTGTGAATAAGACATTGGAGTTCTATTCCACAGCTGCGACAACTAGTCAAGAGTGTTACATCATTGTGTGATCtgtaagaaagttcaaggaaaacCATATAGAAACTAATATAGTACCCCCATTGCCGGAATTCCGGGGTACAACGGAAACAACCTTTCAGCGTTACGGGTGGATTACACCGGTGCTTTATGGATAAAAAGAAGGGCAAGCAAAATCCGGAGAAGGTTTATATCATACTATTCACATGCCCGATCACTAGGGGTATACATTGGAAGTAGTCAGAAATCAGTCCGCTGACTCATTCCTCATGGCCTTCCGGAAGTTTAGCAGCCGTAAAGGCTTTCCTTCACTAATGTTGAGTGACAACGCCACTACTTTCGTAGCAGCATCTGAATATCTGAAAACGATGGCAGATAGCCCCCTTTTTCAAAACCATCTGGCGGAGAACATCGAGTGTAAGTGGAAATTTATACCAGCAAGAGCACCTTGGTTTGGTGCAATCTGGGAGAGATTGATCGGATTATTGAAGAACTGTATGAAGAAGGTAGTCGGTCGAGCTCTTCTCAGTTATGATGAATATCCTGCATTTTTGGTGGAATTGGAATCTATCATAAATGACAGGCCACTAAGCTACACATCGGGGGACCTTGATCAGAAGGAGATTTTAACACCTAATCATCTGATCTTGGGTAGAAAattaagatcctttcccaaggaaacaaTTAATTGGGAGGAGGTATCTGAAGATCCATTGTATAGTAAAACAGAAAATGTAGAAAAGAGATTCCTTTACATATCCAAATTGTGTGATCAATTATGGAAAAGATGGGAAcatgaatatttgatttctttaagaGAGACTCATCGAATTGGAGTCCAACATAATTCTTGGCCCAAAATAGGAGATGTCGTCCTCGTACATGATGAAGGGCCAAGAAACAAATGGAAGTTGGGTCAGGTGATTCAGGTGCATGTGGGGTCTGACAATGTAGTTAGAGTAGCTACCCTCAAAACCTCCCATGGTCAGATCATGCGTCCCATTGTGAAATTGTACCCGTTAGAGTTGTGGCAAGAAGTTGAGACTCCTGATCCTGCCAAATTTCCTGAAGTGAGTACTCGACCATCCAGGAAGGCTGCTCGGGTGGCTGCAGAAACTAGAAAAGATTTGATTCAAAAGGGACTGTtgtaaatattagtatattagaCTTTTGGTGGCGGAATATGTCGTTACTTACAATAACGACatggaaaatcaatttttattgaatatctatgttcatgctGTTATATGGAAAACCTGTGTTCCTTTATATTACATAGCGTTAAGTGGAAATGTGCAGGTTgtgtacaaatgaatgttttattatatttaattgtaataagcgttgttaccaaggaatgttgtcttgtgaatggtttgtataattggttaacaatgcgatgtaagttgtttgatagtttcgttcggttcgtgttggtttggtggcttcgttcgttttgttgttaattttgtcgTGAGCGAACGAGGCCGAAGTCGTGTGTTTGGGTGAGAGAGCGAACATATTATTTTCGACACAGAAGTGAGCAAAGGGTATGAAGTCAGTCGTTTCTCAACATTGGTACTGGTAGAGTGGGTTGGTAACAGGAGAACTTAATCAGAGTGAAAAGGATTTCACTTCGATTAACGATGTCGTTCCTTCCAGCATTTATTTGAAGTGGATGGATTAATCAACCGAAGTTTGGAtgagtattatatgatatattatttaatttgccttgactgggataaatcgctagggatatgcatatctgtgcgtgggattccgtgactgggtaagattgaatatatattagtggtatcgtggtttacccgtgcctattgtaatccgaactcggcaacaacttcatgttaaactagtaagtaataattcgggggcaaaacacaatagaatatagtatatatgtcctttcaatgtctgtaacacaacgcaatgaattctttatgtagagaaagggtcttgagttctcttaacgaatctggtaattagtaatttctgtaattgactgaagtcattatatgttgttgcttgtttGACCCTAATGAGTAACAATACCGACAATACATCGGCACAAGGAAGTGACCAGTATTTAGACTAAATTTCGTGGACTGAGATATCTAAAATACGATTTTTTGAGCCCACAGACCATGATTTTCCGGAGAAAATGTCAATATAGTTACTAAGCATATAATAAACTGGGGGATGTGAAtaaattggaagagagagagagagagagagagagagatgagagagagagagagagagagagagagagactaaactatGAATAACGGAATCTTAACTTTATGGTTGTTCCTACCAATTTGAATAATTTAACCTTCCTCAAGAATAATCCAACTCTGACGATTAGTTAAAGGAAGAATTGTTACCTTGATAgatgataacgattaaaaacctAACCTAATCTGAATTATATTTTCAGCTAAGTAAAATATCATATTCTAATGCATTAATCACATGATTTGTTTGCGCCGTTTCATCTCTCGGGTGAAATCAACTTCAAATCCCACGTCTCTTCGGTCTATTCAATATGATGTAGTTTagttgtcaataataataataacataataataataataataataataataataattaataataataataataataataataatagtgttaagaaattcacagttccgtgaaaacaaattgttaaaaaatatccacaattatatattaaaagtatacttctatgtaaaaatatataacaaagactttcgaacacctgaacggtgttcctcctcagtgtaacgttacactgaGAACggtgtgttcgaaagtctttgttatatatttttacatagaaatatatttttaatatataattgtggatgttttttttaaataaataataataataataataagtaataataataaaataataataataataataataataataataataataataataataataataataataataataataataatttcaacttGGCGTGTAAGTTTCTACGTTTCAGCAGGTAAAGTAAAGTTTCTACGTTTCAGtagataaagtaaatataaacttCGGTCAGCTGGTTAACGAACTACCGATACGATAGAAACGAGGGAACTTATGCCCCGAGATGAGAAGGGTTGACATAAGCTAACGGAATACATGCTGCCGTTCTTTTCAAAGAAGGTTTCCTtctcaaatattaataattaattataataatgttcatTGATTATCAAACCTGCAATTAAAGCTCCCTCCCTGTGATTATTCTCTTAGATTTTAGTTCCTTTCCTTATATAGCAATTTATAGAACTTCCCTTAGTCAAGACTTATTTTCCAACCTTCTTCCCTGGCTTTCCCTCCAGGATTCCTCCCGTAAAACATCTGATAAACTCTCTAGAAACCTCCTACATCTGGCAGCGGAGTTCCTGCGACATATGAGCCTTCCCTTTAATTTAGCCGTTTGACCAATTTATAACCTGTGATCTCACGCTAAAATAAAGCCCAGTGGAGCTACCAAACCTTAATTTTAGATCCCCAGAAGCACAATATTGGGAGCTTTAGGAAAATTACCCTCAAGGCGATGGAGACTATAAAACTTTTCTCCACAGATAGGAGTTAGAATTTACCTTTgtgaagaaagaaataataactgaatatatatatatagtaataatgtatatatatatatcatattatatatatatgtatttagaatatatctcatatatctgtgtatatatatgtatatattatatatatatatataatacatatatatatatatatatatatagatatataatatgtatatatatatatatatataatatatatatatatagatataaatagattatatcatataatatatacacatattatatatctgtatatctctataatatattatatatatatatatatgtgtatatatatatatatatatattattatatatatatatatacatatatatatatgatactatatatatatatatatccatatatatctatatactatatattatatatctatatatatatatatatatatatatatatatatatatatatgtattatgttatatcatatatatatgttatgtatgtatgtatatatacatacacacacacacacacacacacacacatatatatatatatatatatatatatatatatatatatatatatatatatatatatatatatatatatacaaatagcggtggccacagccggatatacatcattgaggagaaggacataaagacttgctatgTAAGGTAtcttgatgatacctttgccctttttagacgtaattacgatgctgattcctttcttgattttataaatgtacaacattccaaCGTTAAGTTTACCTtggaataagaaaatgaaaatcagctttcttttttagatgtccttgttttaagacaaaataacatttttaacaccacgatttttaggaaaagaacgttcGCGGGCTTAtggtcaaatttttatagtttctgttcttttaactttgaaaataattatgttttttaCTCTCCTCTACAGGGCTCTAAGGCTAACTTTTGATTGGTTtttgttccaagatgagatcgtcttttatgcaaatattttaaagaaaactgcttcccatctgaactggtctttaagacacttcgcttgcttcTTGAGAAGTACTCCGTCAAAACtgcaaattttaatgttcctaaactgAATCTTTATGCCAAGTTATCGTTTTTATTGGATGATACTTTTAGAAAAACTTTTTCacaacatatccaaaataagtttggagctataaAGGTTCATTTGATACCCATTAATtatgttaccattgggtcattatttcagtttaaagatcgtttgtgcccttatatgtcctctgggtGTGTGCAGGGCTAtacttgtcctaaatgtaatttaggaacttatattggatccaacaggaggcttctgaaggtacacGTAGATTCTCATCGTGGAGTAAGCTACAAGACAGGCAGtgaaattgcaaacccagagttttcttatattagaaatcactctagAATATGTAAAACCTCTATTGAAAATAAGGACTTTTCAGTTGTAGGGCGAGCTTCCAGCAGCCATgatttgacaattttagaatcgttaatgatcaaacgactcgtctGTTGGCGCACTGTACCTCTCTTAGTCTCTATTTTTCCTCTCCAGTCTTGACATTgctgctgaataggttggtccaggtttgcttaacttttgaatttattttattttttatttttttaattgttttaataatttttttgtactgtttattttacgttttgtgttttttaagttgtCCTTTTAGTTGTTCCTTTTGATATTCtaaatttgtaatcattgtgcagtttccatttttaaattttaaattcaaagccttcttgtaatttatgttatctattCTGTACAACCCtcgaaatgtaatgaagacaatacgaaacgtcgggaataaactGACCCCTTTTAGCAAGTTTTTATGTCTTCCTCTTCACTGATATGAATATATNNNNNNNNNNNNNNNNNNNNNNNNNNNNNNNNNNNNNNNNNNNNNNNNNNNNNNNNNNNNNNNNNNNNNNNNNNNNNNNNNNNNNNNNNNNNNNNNNNNNNNNNNNNNNNNNNNNNNNNNNNNNNNNNNNNNNNNNNNNNNNNNNNNNNNNNNNNNNNNNNNNNNNNNNNNNNNNNNNNNNNNNNNNNNNNNNNNNNNNNNNNNNNNNNNNNNNNNNNNNNNNNNNNNNNNNNNNNNNNNNNNNNNNNNNNNNNNNNNNNNNNNNNNNNNNNNNNNNNNNNNNNNNNNNNNNNNNNNNNNNNNNNNNNNNNNNNNNNNNNNNNNNNNNNNNNNNNNNNNNNNNNNNNNNNNNNNNNNNNNNNNNNNNNNNNNNNNNNNNNNNNNNNNNNNNNNNNNNNNNNNNNNNNNNNNNNNNNNNNNNNNNNNNNNNNNNNNNNNNNNNNNNNNNNNNNNNNNNNNNNNNNNNNNNNNNNNNNNNNNNNNNNNNNNNNNNNNNNNNNgttctgtttatatttatatactagttACAAACAGACAATTTCTGTCATTATCAGTATGATAATATTGATAGATGCCTAGATTATGTCACTCttttgaaatttatgtaaaatACTTTACATTTTCGGTTAATTGTTTCTTCCCATAAACAGCATCTTCTAGATACAAAATTGCAAGTTGAAACACTTTTGCAAGATAAGGCCTGTCAAATAAATCCGAGGAGGGCACGGATAAGATAAAGCGtctgttccagtgttaccagtttATCTCAATAGGTTAAATCTATAGAGGATAGGGATATAAACCCATGACAAAATAATCATGTACAAGTTTCCAGATTTTCCAATAGGAACATATTCCTTCTTTATCAGTGGAAACGTAGTATACTGTTTACTGTTTACCTAATGctctattttgatatatatatatatatatatatatatatatatatataattatatatatatacactatgcacacagacacacacgtacacacagtagatgcacgtgacttcataaataagcgaattccacaggaaaatgatagtcagaaagccaagcgcttttgtctttactcagatattgtcaaggagttaatgaggtgcaattggagagaaaggtctcagttaCAACGCAAGATCAAGAGTACCagttggttaattgtcaaaagggtaaaaatta of Macrobrachium nipponense isolate FS-2020 chromosome 11, ASM1510439v2, whole genome shotgun sequence contains these proteins:
- the LOC135209088 gene encoding uncharacterized protein LOC135209088 — encoded protein: MAFRKFSSRKGFPSLMLSDNATTFVAASEYLKTMADSPLFQNHLAENIECKWKFIPARAPWFGAIWERLIGLLKNCMKKVVGRALLSYDEYPAFLVELESIINDRPLSYTSGDLDQKEILTPNHLILGRKLRSFPKETINWEEVSEDPLYSKTENVEKRFLYISKLCDQLWKRWEHEYLISLRETHRIGVQHNSWPKIGDVVLVHDEGPRNKWKLGQVIQVHVGSDNVVRVATLKTSHGQIMRPIVKLYPLELWQEVETPDPAKFPEVSTRPSRKAARVAAETRKDLIQKGLL